Proteins from one Homalodisca vitripennis isolate AUS2020 chromosome 3, UT_GWSS_2.1, whole genome shotgun sequence genomic window:
- the LOC124358597 gene encoding golgin subfamily A member 6-like protein 1, protein MSRHARSRGYGDDEEDDVEENKENGEEMKEEEKQVEEDEENMEEEEEKVAEEEEKVEEEKEKVEEEKENVAEEEDKVEEEKEKLEEEKEKVEEEKEKVEEEKEKVQEEEELMEEETLGEEEVEMEEEGEQVAEEEGEGEEDKEMDQVGEDEDDGIRKKSNGVDDGYK, encoded by the coding sequence ATGTCAAGACATGCAAGATCAAGAGGATATGGTGATGATGAAGAAGATGATGTGGAGGAGAACAAAGAGAATGGCGAAGAAATGAAAGAAGAAGAAAAGCAGGTGGAGGAGGATGAAGAGAATATGGAGGAGGAAGAAGAGAAGGTGGCGGAGGAAGAAGAGAAGGTAGAGGAAGAAAAAGAGAAGGTAGAGGAGGAAAAAGAGAATGTGGCGGAGGAAGAAGACAAGGTGGAGGAGGAAAAAGAGAAGTTGGAGGAGGAAAAAGAAAAGGTGGAGGAGGAAAAAGAGAAGGTGGAGGAGGAAAAAGAGAAGGTACAGGAAGAAGAAGAGTTGATGGAGGAAGAAACATTGGGGGAGGAAGAAGTGGAGATGGAGGAAGAGGGAGAGCAAGTGGCAGAAGAAGAAGGGGAGGGGGAAGAAGACAAGGAAATGGATCAAGTTGGAGAAGATGAAGATGATGGAATAAGAAAAAAGAGCAATGGTGTTGATGATGGATACAAATAG